One genomic window of Ignavibacteria bacterium includes the following:
- a CDS encoding glycosyltransferase family 39 protein: protein MNINNILKRRLTYLEIAILFFIISLIIFYPYITNKFHADDFIFVSILEEIISFNPLTGFWALDFQDIKTFESLWWADDGVNGRFFRPIPSLVFSAFFLIFGRDAALPLHMLSILLHALVSFTVFLLFLRLSKRYTISLVAAFIYLICEDHSMTIGWIATNTDIMAVLFINLALIFHVDYRETFIKKKFILSNVFLLIAFFCKETAVITPFAIMLYEFILSEPSTKQKIVFKRFYQRAVSFFGIRKYWRVSFFLLIIYVAFYKLAGFGINNIMYYDPFKRTALYLSNLVVGIPTMFTGLLTAYPIGLNLFYKEYVLVAVILGIIFYILLSVGLVKFWKEKVIHFCFLLFILALLPQLSTDASERQLYFPLVPGSFLLSFLIFQIPFLKKKFLKDHLSGIKYFNSIFGYYLAFTSIFLALYLSFYYAQTFPQSFKSIENVVINSKKFIANEKNDKIVYLNTTGQFPTFYINDIIRYHFKEYKDVHILSSFNGKIWVQQISENSFALKTNKSGWLSNMFAKIVRTLPKIEVGRKYANELFTATIVQTTLDHEDALWVKFDFNQFLDNILFIYYDGSEFHELKFDGTKMEVWQFLGDTSDIMKSMM from the coding sequence ATGAACATTAATAATATTTTAAAAAGACGACTTACTTATCTTGAAATTGCAATTCTATTTTTCATTATATCTCTCATCATTTTCTATCCATATATAACGAACAAATTTCATGCAGATGATTTTATTTTTGTATCAATACTTGAAGAAATAATTTCGTTTAATCCTCTAACGGGATTTTGGGCACTCGACTTTCAAGACATTAAAACTTTTGAATCTCTTTGGTGGGCGGATGATGGAGTCAACGGCAGATTTTTTCGTCCAATACCGAGTCTTGTTTTTTCGGCTTTCTTTTTGATTTTTGGACGGGATGCTGCGCTACCATTGCACATGCTTTCAATTTTACTTCATGCACTTGTGTCGTTCACAGTGTTTCTACTTTTTTTAAGATTATCGAAGCGATACACTATTTCGCTAGTTGCCGCCTTTATCTACTTAATTTGCGAAGATCACTCAATGACAATTGGCTGGATTGCAACGAATACAGATATAATGGCAGTTCTATTTATAAATCTTGCACTAATCTTTCATGTCGATTACCGTGAAACATTCATTAAGAAAAAATTTATACTTTCGAATGTATTTTTGTTGATAGCATTTTTCTGTAAAGAAACTGCAGTAATAACTCCTTTTGCAATTATGTTGTATGAATTTATTTTATCAGAGCCGAGTACAAAACAAAAAATTGTTTTCAAAAGATTCTATCAAAGAGCAGTATCATTTTTTGGAATTAGGAAATATTGGCGAGTAAGTTTCTTTCTTCTCATAATTTATGTTGCATTCTATAAGCTTGCGGGCTTTGGTATAAATAATATAATGTATTACGATCCTTTTAAGAGAACGGCATTATATTTATCAAATTTAGTTGTTGGAATTCCGACAATGTTTACCGGACTGCTTACGGCTTATCCCATCGGCTTAAATTTATTCTACAAAGAATATGTATTAGTCGCGGTGATTCTGGGAATTATTTTTTACATTCTTCTTTCAGTTGGATTAGTAAAATTTTGGAAAGAAAAAGTTATTCACTTCTGTTTTCTTCTATTCATTCTCGCTTTGCTTCCACAACTATCAACCGACGCATCTGAGCGGCAGCTTTATTTTCCATTGGTACCTGGAAGTTTCCTGTTGAGTTTTTTGATTTTTCAAATTCCATTTCTCAAGAAAAAATTTCTTAAAGACCACCTGAGCGGAATAAAATATTTTAACAGCATATTCGGTTATTATCTGGCATTCACATCTATTTTTCTCGCCTTATACCTAAGTTTTTATTATGCACAGACTTTTCCGCAAAGTTTTAAATCAATTGAAAATGTTGTTATCAACAGTAAGAAATTTATTGCTAATGAAAAAAACGATAAGATTGTCTACTTAAATACAACCGGGCAATTCCCCACTTTTTATATTAATGATATAATCCGCTATCACTTTAAGGAATACAAAGACGTCCATATTCTTTCGAGCTTCAACGGCAAGATTTGGGTTCAACAAATCTCCGAGAATTCATTCGCTCTGAAAACGAATAAAAGCGGCTGGCTCTCGAATATGTTTGCAAAGATTGTACGTACTCTTCCCAAAATAGAAGTTGGAAGAAAATACGCCAACGAATTATTTACAGCAACGATAGTTCAAACAACTCTTGATCATGAAGACGCACTTTGGGTGAAATTTGATTTTAATCAATTCCTGGATAATATTTTGTTCATTTATTATGACGGATCTGAATTTCACGAGTTGAAATTCGATGGAACAAAAATGGAAGTTTGGCAATTTCTGGGAGATACATCCGACATAATGAAGAGTATGATGTGA
- the hemW gene encoding radical SAM family heme chaperone HemW, with protein MSRVEIRWNKNGSLAISGRYIRHNEEYDVKKSSIYVHIPFCDIKCNYCDFYVQINHSKYDLLLDSLKKEIQYFSDRYKDKSTFHTIYFGGGTPSLVEPEYIDKIITTLKSRFIFDAHVEITLETNPDTVDEIKLRELKSIGINRLSIGVQSFNDDDLEFLTRNHSGKQAAECIDIAAKSGYGNINIDLIFSIPGQALETWKDNLAVALTLPIQNISAYSLILEPGTSLYYNVKHGFSSLRSIEHDAESYEYLIDTLVRNNFVQYEVSNFAKPGFECIHNLNYWYHVNYLGFGPSAHSLWNDKRWNNFSNITRYIEAVKSVQHGIKSEEFLNPTELYNERIYLGLRSRGIDLNLFKQDFNISLLSSEEKFVNELLKSGFVIVDNNFLKLTKKGYLLCDEICEQLMV; from the coding sequence ATTTCACGAGTTGAAATTCGATGGAACAAAAATGGAAGTTTGGCAATTTCTGGGAGATACATCCGACATAATGAAGAGTATGATGTGAAAAAATCCTCGATCTATGTACACATTCCGTTCTGCGATATAAAATGCAACTACTGCGATTTCTATGTTCAAATCAATCATTCTAAATATGATTTGCTTCTTGATTCATTAAAAAAGGAGATTCAATATTTTTCTGACCGTTACAAAGATAAATCGACATTTCACACAATATATTTTGGCGGTGGGACGCCATCATTAGTTGAACCGGAATATATTGATAAAATTATTACAACACTTAAATCAAGATTCATTTTTGATGCACACGTTGAGATAACTTTAGAAACAAATCCAGATACAGTAGATGAAATAAAACTTCGAGAATTAAAATCAATTGGAATTAATCGATTGAGCATTGGCGTTCAGTCATTTAATGATGATGACTTAGAATTTCTTACACGTAATCACAGCGGCAAACAAGCTGCTGAATGCATTGACATCGCTGCAAAATCAGGATACGGAAATATAAACATAGACTTAATCTTTTCTATACCTGGACAGGCTTTAGAAACTTGGAAAGATAATTTGGCAGTCGCCTTAACTCTTCCAATTCAAAATATTTCTGCATACAGTTTGATTTTAGAACCGGGCACCTCACTTTATTATAACGTAAAGCATGGATTTTCAAGCTTAAGATCGATTGAACACGATGCCGAGAGTTATGAATATCTAATCGATACTTTAGTTCGGAATAATTTTGTGCAATACGAAGTATCGAATTTTGCCAAGCCTGGATTCGAGTGCATTCACAATTTAAATTATTGGTATCATGTTAATTATCTAGGATTTGGGCCATCGGCACATTCACTTTGGAATGATAAACGCTGGAATAATTTTTCGAACATCACAAGATATATCGAAGCAGTAAAATCAGTGCAGCATGGAATCAAGAGTGAAGAATTTCTTAATCCCACCGAACTTTACAATGAAAGAATTTATCTCGGATTGAGAAGTCGGGGAATAGATTTAAATTTGTTCAAACAGGATTTTAATATTTCGCTTTTAAGCTCAGAAGAAAAATTTGTAAATGAGTTGTTAAAAAGCGGTTTTGTAATTGTCGATAACAACTTTTTGAAATTGACGAAAAAAGGTTATCTTCTTTGCGATGAAATCTGCGAACAACTCATGGTCTGA